The proteins below come from a single Xenopus tropicalis strain Nigerian chromosome 9, UCB_Xtro_10.0, whole genome shotgun sequence genomic window:
- the LOC100487982 gene encoding major facilitator superfamily domain-containing protein 1 isoform X2, with amino-acid sequence MSPEQYNLLYAIYAWTNALVVIVAGFLIDKLGNRFGLFLFSFLTVLGSTIFALGSHFKGTPYLLPLMLTGRLLFGSGNGSLTIVQNRITAFWFKGKELALAFGLTLSFSRLGSVLNFFLTKRFEDQFGIQWTLWGGTILCVLGFFSAITVSALDKVGMKQLGLEGAIQEGSKKVRVQDIRRLPLRYWLLVLTIMFFYNGVFPFVADASKFIQDKYEGYDQQTASYIAGAVYDSSLVLSAIVGILIDYVGMRGILAVLCAVMTLPVFALLAFTYVPPLVSTLWLGVTYSFAAASMWPSIPLVVPQATLGTAMGLATSVQMIGIGLSNLIVGRILGTKSSQSKIPLWHWQQMMIFMLANTIACIVCSVALNLVDRKQGGTLNRMTKRRPAVEQEAREEKDRAPILGEEEEEEEDDDDDRRSIN; translated from the exons ATGAGCCCTGAACAGTACAATCTGCTCTATGCAATCTATGCTTGGAC TAATGCCCTGGTAGTGATTGTGGCTGGATTTCTCATCGACAAGCTGGGAAACCGAT TCGGCCTGTTTCTGTTCTCCTTTCTAACTGTCCTGGGCTCAACTATATTTGCATTGGGATCCCACTTTAAAGGCACACCCTACCTGCTGCCACTTATGCTCACCGGACGGCTGCTGTTTGGTTCAGGGAATGGATCACTGACAA TTGTACAGAACCGAATCACAGCCTTTTGGTTCAAAGGGAAAGAACTGGCACTGGCATTTGGCCTCACCCTGTCCTTCTCTCGACTTGGCAGTGTCCTCAACTTTTTTCTCACAAAGAGGTTTGAGGATCAGTTTGGCATCCAGTGGACTCTTTGGGGAG GAACCATCCTGTGTGTCCTGGGCTTTTTCTCTGCCATCACAGTCAGTGCGCTGGATAAAGTTGGCATGAAGCAGCTTGGCCTGGAAGGAGCCATTCAGGAAGGATCCAAGAAAGTG AGAGTGCAGGACATCCGACGCCTACCTCTGCGATACTGGCTGCTAGTTCTCACCATCATGTTTTTCTACAATGGAGTCTTCCCCTTTGTGGCAGACGCCAG CAAGTTTATCCAGGACAAATATGAAGGGTATGACCAGCAGACAGCCTCCTACATTGCTGGAGCAGTTTATGACAGCTCCCTGGTGCTCTCTGCCATTGTTGGAATATTGATT gACTATGTTGGAATGAGAGGGATTCTGGCTGTGCTTTGTGCTGTGATGACTCTCCCTGTTTTTGCCCTTTTGGCTTTTACATATGTCCCTCCATTGGTTTCCACACTTTGGCTCGGAGTCACGTATTCATTTGCTGCA GCAAGCATGTGGCCATCTATACCACTGGTGGTTCCCCAGGCTACATTGGGCACGGCGATGGGTCTTGCCACCTCTGTGCAGATGATTGGAATTGGACTCTCCAACCTGATTGTAGGCAGGATTCTTGGTACTAAATCCAG TCAATCCAAGATTCCACTGTGGCACTGGCAGCAAATGATGATCTTCATGCTGGCCAATACCATTGCATGCATTGTGTGTTCCGTGGCACTGAACCTGGTGGACAGGAAGCAG GGGGGCACTCTGAACAGAATGACAAAGCGTAGACCTGCAGTGGAGCAAGAGGCCAGAGAGGAGAAGGACAGGGCGCCCATTctaggagaggaggaggaggaggaggaggatgatgatgatgatcggCGGTCCATCAACTAA
- the LOC100487982 gene encoding major facilitator superfamily domain-containing protein 1 isoform X1, with the protein MAVAAEKAYYRFVVLFFNCLLTFGSYFCFDIPSVLQDQFQGDLNCTNASQPNSTHTGCVEGLGMSPEQYNLLYAIYAWTNALVVIVAGFLIDKLGNRFGLFLFSFLTVLGSTIFALGSHFKGTPYLLPLMLTGRLLFGSGNGSLTIVQNRITAFWFKGKELALAFGLTLSFSRLGSVLNFFLTKRFEDQFGIQWTLWGGTILCVLGFFSAITVSALDKVGMKQLGLEGAIQEGSKKVRVQDIRRLPLRYWLLVLTIMFFYNGVFPFVADASKFIQDKYEGYDQQTASYIAGAVYDSSLVLSAIVGILIDYVGMRGILAVLCAVMTLPVFALLAFTYVPPLVSTLWLGVTYSFAAASMWPSIPLVVPQATLGTAMGLATSVQMIGIGLSNLIVGRILGTKSSQSKIPLWHWQQMMIFMLANTIACIVCSVALNLVDRKQGGTLNRMTKRRPAVEQEAREEKDRAPILGEEEEEEEDDDDDRRSIN; encoded by the exons ATGGCTGTGGCTGCCGAGAAAG CATATTACCGTTTTGTGGTTCTATTCTTCAACTGCCTGCTCACTTTCGGTTCTTACTTCTGCTTCGATATACCCAGTGTTCTGCAGGACCAGTTTCAGGGG GATTTAAACTGTACCAATGCAAGCCAGCCTAACAGCACGCACACTGGGTGCGTGGAAGGGCTAGGAATGAGCCCTGAACAGTACAATCTGCTCTATGCAATCTATGCTTGGAC TAATGCCCTGGTAGTGATTGTGGCTGGATTTCTCATCGACAAGCTGGGAAACCGAT TCGGCCTGTTTCTGTTCTCCTTTCTAACTGTCCTGGGCTCAACTATATTTGCATTGGGATCCCACTTTAAAGGCACACCCTACCTGCTGCCACTTATGCTCACCGGACGGCTGCTGTTTGGTTCAGGGAATGGATCACTGACAA TTGTACAGAACCGAATCACAGCCTTTTGGTTCAAAGGGAAAGAACTGGCACTGGCATTTGGCCTCACCCTGTCCTTCTCTCGACTTGGCAGTGTCCTCAACTTTTTTCTCACAAAGAGGTTTGAGGATCAGTTTGGCATCCAGTGGACTCTTTGGGGAG GAACCATCCTGTGTGTCCTGGGCTTTTTCTCTGCCATCACAGTCAGTGCGCTGGATAAAGTTGGCATGAAGCAGCTTGGCCTGGAAGGAGCCATTCAGGAAGGATCCAAGAAAGTG AGAGTGCAGGACATCCGACGCCTACCTCTGCGATACTGGCTGCTAGTTCTCACCATCATGTTTTTCTACAATGGAGTCTTCCCCTTTGTGGCAGACGCCAG CAAGTTTATCCAGGACAAATATGAAGGGTATGACCAGCAGACAGCCTCCTACATTGCTGGAGCAGTTTATGACAGCTCCCTGGTGCTCTCTGCCATTGTTGGAATATTGATT gACTATGTTGGAATGAGAGGGATTCTGGCTGTGCTTTGTGCTGTGATGACTCTCCCTGTTTTTGCCCTTTTGGCTTTTACATATGTCCCTCCATTGGTTTCCACACTTTGGCTCGGAGTCACGTATTCATTTGCTGCA GCAAGCATGTGGCCATCTATACCACTGGTGGTTCCCCAGGCTACATTGGGCACGGCGATGGGTCTTGCCACCTCTGTGCAGATGATTGGAATTGGACTCTCCAACCTGATTGTAGGCAGGATTCTTGGTACTAAATCCAG TCAATCCAAGATTCCACTGTGGCACTGGCAGCAAATGATGATCTTCATGCTGGCCAATACCATTGCATGCATTGTGTGTTCCGTGGCACTGAACCTGGTGGACAGGAAGCAG GGGGGCACTCTGAACAGAATGACAAAGCGTAGACCTGCAGTGGAGCAAGAGGCCAGAGAGGAGAAGGACAGGGCGCCCATTctaggagaggaggaggaggaggaggaggatgatgatgatgatcggCGGTCCATCAACTAA